One part of the Thermoanaerobacterium sp. CMT5567-10 genome encodes these proteins:
- a CDS encoding aldehyde dehydrogenase family protein — protein MKVKEEDIEAIVKKILSEFNLEKTTSKYGDVGIFQDMNDAISAAKDAQKKLRNMPMESREKIIQNIRKKIMENKKILAEMGVRETGMGRVEHKIVKHELVALKTPGTEDITTTAWSGDKGLTLVEMGPFGVIGAITPSTNPSETVLCNSIGMIAAGNSVVFNPHPGAVNVSNFAVKLVNEAVVEVGGPENLAVSVEKPTLETGNIMFKSPDIPLLVATGGPGVVTAVLSSGKRAIGAGAGNPPVVVDETADIKKAAKDIIDGATFDNNLPCIAEKEVVSVDKITDELIYYMQKNGCYKIEGKEIEKLIELVLDHKGGKTTLNRKWVGKDAHLILKAIGVDVDESVRCIIFEAEKDNPLVVEELMMPILGIVRAKNVDEAIMIATELEHGNRHSAHMHSKNVDNLTKFGKIIDTAIFVKNAPSYAALGYGGEGYCTFTIASRTGEGLTSARTFTKSRRCVLADGLSIR, from the coding sequence ATGAAAGTTAAAGAGGAAGATATTGAAGCGATTGTCAAAAAAATCTTATCGGAATTTAATCTTGAAAAGACTACCAGTAAGTATGGGGATGTTGGAATATTTCAAGATATGAATGATGCTATTAGTGCTGCAAAAGATGCCCAGAAAAAATTGAGGAATATGCCCATGGAATCGAGAGAAAAGATTATACAGAATATAAGAAAAAAGATTATGGAGAACAAAAAAATACTTGCAGAAATGGGCGTTAGAGAAACTGGCATGGGGAGAGTAGAGCACAAAATAGTCAAACATGAACTCGTAGCACTTAAGACACCAGGTACAGAAGATATAACAACTACAGCATGGTCAGGTGATAAAGGACTGACATTAGTTGAAATGGGGCCGTTTGGTGTAATAGGTGCGATTACTCCATCAACAAATCCAAGTGAAACTGTCCTTTGCAATAGCATTGGAATGATAGCAGCGGGCAATTCTGTTGTCTTTAATCCACATCCAGGTGCAGTAAATGTTTCTAATTTTGCTGTTAAGTTAGTAAATGAGGCGGTTGTAGAAGTCGGTGGACCTGAGAATTTGGCTGTATCAGTTGAAAAGCCAACACTTGAAACAGGGAATATAATGTTCAAAAGTCCTGATATTCCACTATTAGTTGCAACTGGCGGACCTGGCGTAGTTACAGCAGTTCTTTCATCTGGTAAAAGAGCTATTGGTGCCGGAGCTGGAAATCCACCAGTTGTAGTTGACGAGACTGCAGATATCAAAAAGGCTGCGAAAGACATTATCGATGGTGCTACATTTGACAACAATTTACCTTGCATTGCTGAGAAAGAAGTAGTATCTGTAGATAAAATAACAGATGAGCTTATTTATTACATGCAAAAGAATGGATGCTACAAGATTGAAGGAAAAGAAATCGAAAAACTCATTGAGCTTGTATTAGATCACAAAGGTGGCAAAACAACATTAAATAGGAAATGGGTCGGCAAAGATGCTCATTTAATATTAAAAGCCATAGGCGTAGATGTTGATGAGAGCGTAAGGTGCATAATTTTTGAGGCTGAAAAAGATAATCCGCTGGTGGTAGAAGAGCTAATGATGCCTATTTTAGGAATAGTAAGAGCTAAAAATGTTGATGAAGCTATAATGATTGCGACAGAATTAGAACACGGCAATAGACATTCAGCACATATGCATTCAAAAAACGTGGACAACTTAACAAAGTTTGGCAAAATCATTGACACTGCTATATTTGTCAAGAATGCGCCATCGTACGCTGCATTGGGATATGGCGGTGAAGGTTACTGTACATTCACGATTGCAAGCAGAACAGGTGAAGGATTGACATCTGCAAGGACTTTTACCAAAAGCAGAAGATGTGTGTTGGCAGATGGATTATCAATAAGATAG
- a CDS encoding cob(I)yrinic acid a,c-diamide adenosyltransferase, translating into MSVYTKTGDDGNTFLLNGDRVSKYDLRIKALGNLDELTSHLGYIKAKIKDDEIKKEIEKAQINIKMILSEIADGKSDKWHLSEDDVLAIERLIDNYQNAMQIQDKFILPGENEISALVDIARAIARRTERILIEVDKKYPLDINSKVYINRLSDYLFVLARYMEVRGKIEEKVTSIIKEQYKKVDKDLKLNLNIAKKLMEKVEKKAESMELPVAIAIVDMHGNLIAAHFMDGTLIESMNLAINKAYTSVALKMATHELSKLTQPGQPLYGINTTDNRIVVFGGGCPIKYHGKIIGGIGVSGGTVEQDIELSLYGADVFEEVIS; encoded by the coding sequence ATGAGTGTTTATACTAAAACTGGTGATGATGGAAATACATTTCTATTAAATGGAGATAGAGTATCAAAATATGATTTAAGAATAAAAGCTTTGGGAAATTTAGATGAATTGACAAGCCATCTCGGATATATAAAAGCAAAAATAAAAGACGATGAGATAAAAAAGGAAATAGAGAAAGCACAGATTAATATTAAGATGATTCTTTCTGAAATTGCTGACGGTAAAAGTGATAAATGGCATCTATCAGAAGATGATGTATTGGCTATTGAAAGATTAATAGACAATTATCAGAATGCAATGCAGATTCAAGATAAGTTTATTCTCCCTGGAGAAAATGAAATTTCTGCATTAGTGGACATTGCAAGAGCTATAGCAAGGAGAACAGAGAGAATTTTAATAGAAGTTGATAAGAAATATCCTCTGGATATTAATTCTAAAGTGTATATTAATAGATTATCCGATTATTTGTTTGTTTTGGCAAGGTACATGGAAGTAAGAGGCAAAATAGAGGAGAAAGTGACAAGTATTATAAAAGAACAATATAAAAAAGTAGATAAAGACTTGAAATTAAATTTAAATATCGCAAAAAAGTTAATGGAAAAGGTAGAAAAGAAGGCTGAAAGCATGGAGCTTCCAGTTGCTATTGCAATAGTCGACATGCATGGCAATTTGATAGCAGCGCATTTTATGGATGGAACACTTATAGAAAGCATGAATTTAGCCATAAATAAAGCTTATACATCTGTAGCACTTAAAATGGCAACTCATGAGCTTTCAAAGCTTACACAGCCGGGCCAGCCTCTTTACGGGATCAATACAACTGACAATAGAATTGTAGTATTTGGTGGAGGCTGCCCTATAAAATATCATGGCAAAATTATCGGTGGTATAGGCGTAAGCGGTGGAACGGTAGAACAGGATATCGAACTTTCCCTTTATGGTGCAGATGTATTTGAGGAGGTTATATCATGA
- a CDS encoding propanediol/glycerol family dehydratase large subunit, which yields MKRSKRFEVLSKRPVNQDGFINEWPEKGFIAISSPNDPKPSIKIENDKIVEMDGKRREDFDFIDLFIADHAINVHQAEKSMKMNSLDIARMLVDINVERKTIIKIVSGLTPAKIMEVVNHLNVVEMMMAIQKMRARKIPANQAHITNLKDNPVQIAADAAECALRGFREEETTVGVTKYAPFNAIALLIGSQTLKRGVLTQCAVEEATELELGMRGFTTYAETISVYGTESVFIDGDDTPYSKAFLASAYASRGLKMRFTSGTGSEVLMGNAEGKSMLYLEIRCIMVTKGAGVQGLQNGAISCIGITSSVPSGVRAVLAENLIASMLDLEVASGNDQTFTHSDIRRTARTIMQFLPGTDFIFSGYSGTPNYDNMFAGSNFDAEDFDDYNVLQRDLMVDGGLRPVKEEDVIKVRRKAAKALQDVFRELNLGVVTDEEVEAAAYAHGSKDMPERDVLSDLESIDEMMKRGITGIDIVKALYRSGHEDIAENILNMLKQRISGDYLQTSAILDEDFNVISAINCPNDYLGPGTGYRIDKDRWEEIKNIPYTINPDNL from the coding sequence ATGAAACGTTCTAAGAGATTTGAGGTTCTCAGCAAAAGACCTGTAAATCAGGATGGATTTATAAATGAATGGCCAGAGAAAGGCTTTATAGCAATATCTAGTCCAAACGATCCTAAGCCATCAATAAAGATTGAAAATGATAAGATAGTAGAGATGGATGGGAAAAGAAGAGAGGACTTTGACTTTATAGATCTATTTATAGCTGATCATGCCATAAACGTTCATCAGGCTGAAAAATCTATGAAAATGAATTCACTTGATATAGCCAGAATGCTTGTAGATATAAATGTAGAAAGAAAGACTATCATAAAAATAGTTTCGGGGCTCACACCTGCTAAAATAATGGAAGTTGTAAACCATCTTAATGTTGTGGAAATGATGATGGCTATACAGAAAATGCGAGCAAGAAAGATTCCAGCTAATCAAGCACATATTACAAATCTTAAAGATAATCCTGTACAGATTGCAGCGGACGCTGCCGAATGTGCCTTAAGAGGTTTTAGGGAGGAAGAGACAACCGTCGGAGTCACAAAATATGCTCCGTTTAACGCTATAGCATTATTGATAGGATCTCAGACATTAAAAAGAGGTGTGCTTACTCAATGCGCTGTTGAGGAGGCGACGGAGCTTGAATTAGGCATGAGAGGATTTACCACATACGCTGAGACTATATCTGTTTATGGAACTGAAAGTGTTTTTATAGATGGTGACGATACACCTTACTCGAAAGCATTTCTCGCTTCTGCCTATGCATCGAGAGGATTAAAGATGAGGTTTACATCTGGGACAGGTTCAGAAGTGCTTATGGGAAATGCAGAAGGTAAATCAATGTTGTACCTAGAAATCAGGTGTATCATGGTTACAAAAGGTGCGGGCGTTCAGGGGCTTCAAAACGGTGCAATAAGCTGCATAGGCATAACTAGCTCAGTTCCTTCAGGTGTACGTGCAGTGCTGGCTGAAAACCTTATAGCATCTATGCTTGACTTAGAAGTGGCGTCAGGCAATGATCAGACTTTTACACATTCAGACATAAGAAGGACTGCAAGAACAATTATGCAGTTTTTGCCGGGTACTGATTTTATATTTTCAGGTTATAGTGGAACACCTAATTACGATAACATGTTTGCTGGTTCAAATTTTGACGCAGAAGATTTCGATGACTACAACGTACTGCAAAGAGATTTGATGGTAGATGGCGGATTGAGACCTGTAAAAGAAGAAGATGTGATAAAAGTAAGAAGAAAAGCGGCTAAAGCTTTGCAGGATGTATTTAGAGAGTTAAATCTTGGAGTAGTTACAGATGAAGAAGTAGAAGCAGCAGCATATGCACATGGCAGCAAGGACATGCCTGAAAGAGACGTTTTGTCTGACCTTGAATCAATCGATGAAATGATGAAAAGAGGGATTACAGGCATTGACATCGTAAAGGCTTTATATAGATCTGGACATGAGGACATAGCAGAAAATATTTTAAACATGCTAAAACAGCGCATATCTGGAGATTATTTGCAGACATCAGCTATTCTCGATGAGGATTTTAATGTTATAAGCGCTATAAATTGTCCAAATGATTACTTAGGACCTGGAACAGGATATAGAATTGACAAAGATAGATGGGAAGAGATAAAAAATATTCCTTACACCATTAATCCTGACAATTTGTAA
- a CDS encoding propanediol/glycerol family dehydratase medium subunit, giving the protein MYVDEDLLKEITKRVIEEINKKQKTDNVPSYFIENGIAHKGKNIKEVVIGVGPAFGKHIKKTINGLDHKDVIKEIIAGIEEEGMVPRIIRVLKTSDVAFIGKEAALLSGSGIGIGIQSKGTTVIHQKDLYPLSNLELFPQAPLLNLELYREIGKNAARYAKGMMVKPILIQNDYMVRPKYQVKAAIMHIKETEKILKNAQSIELTVDL; this is encoded by the coding sequence ATGTACGTGGATGAAGATTTATTAAAAGAAATAACTAAACGGGTCATAGAAGAAATAAATAAGAAGCAGAAAACTGATAATGTGCCTTCGTATTTTATTGAAAATGGAATTGCCCATAAGGGTAAAAATATAAAGGAAGTCGTCATTGGAGTTGGACCTGCATTTGGGAAGCATATAAAAAAGACTATAAATGGCCTTGACCATAAAGATGTCATAAAAGAAATAATTGCAGGCATCGAAGAAGAAGGCATGGTTCCTAGGATTATAAGAGTTCTAAAGACATCTGATGTTGCGTTCATAGGCAAAGAAGCTGCTTTATTAAGTGGGTCAGGAATAGGTATAGGCATACAATCAAAAGGTACGACAGTGATTCATCAAAAAGATCTATATCCTTTAAGCAATCTTGAACTATTTCCACAAGCTCCACTGTTAAATTTAGAATTATATAGGGAAATAGGCAAAAATGCAGCAAGGTATGCTAAGGGAATGATGGTAAAGCCTATATTAATTCAAAATGATTACATGGTGAGACCTAAATATCAAGTGAAAGCTGCTATAATGCATATAAAAGAGACTGAAAAGATATTGAAAAATGCTCAATCAATCGAATTGACGGTAGATTTATGA
- a CDS encoding diol dehydratase reactivase subunit alpha, with the protein MKLIAGVDIGNSTTEVCIAGVKDDNTMEFLSSSLTATTGVKGTVDNVTGIINGLTEALKKIDKNIIDLSLIRINEATPVVCGAAMETITETVITGSTMIGHNPSTPGGVGLGVGETIHIKDLSGAMKEKSYIVVIPKEIGYEEASKIINMSFENDIDVKAVIVQNDEAVLINNRLKKTIPIVDEVRQIEKIPLGVVAAVEVAPEGKSISTLSNPYGIATIFDLTPEETKYVIPISKSLIGKKSAVVIKTPKGQVKERIIPAGNLLIIGSNMSSKVSVDSGAEAIMESVEEVGTIDDVEGEKNTNVGNMIKNLKSKMSSITGQKIDKVKIKDIFAVDTTVPVKVEGGLAGETSMEKAVVLAAMVKTDMLPMREIAERLQRELGVFVKIAGVEAVMAALGALTTPGTKLPLAILDIGGGSTDAALIDEKGIVKSIHMAGAGELVTMLIDSELGLNDRYLSEEIKKNPIGKVESLFHIRMENREIKFFDKPLNPRYYGRIVILKENDMIPIFKEDLTMEKIIYVRRQAKYKVFVKNALRALTKIAPGNNLRQIPNVVLVGGSALDFEIPEMILTELSNYKIIAGRGNIRKVEGPRNAVATGLVMSYLG; encoded by the coding sequence ATGAAACTTATAGCAGGTGTTGATATTGGCAATTCTACAACAGAAGTATGTATTGCTGGCGTAAAAGATGACAATACGATGGAATTTTTAAGCAGTTCTCTGACAGCAACAACAGGCGTAAAAGGCACTGTAGACAATGTGACGGGGATTATAAATGGATTAACCGAAGCTTTAAAAAAGATTGATAAAAATATAATCGATTTAAGCCTTATTAGAATCAATGAAGCTACACCGGTTGTCTGTGGTGCGGCTATGGAGACAATAACTGAGACTGTTATCACTGGTTCTACCATGATAGGTCATAATCCATCTACGCCAGGTGGTGTTGGGCTTGGAGTAGGAGAAACGATACATATAAAAGATTTGTCTGGTGCTATGAAAGAAAAAAGTTACATTGTGGTCATACCTAAGGAAATCGGCTATGAAGAAGCTTCAAAAATCATAAACATGTCATTTGAAAACGATATTGATGTAAAAGCTGTCATAGTCCAAAATGATGAAGCAGTTTTAATCAACAACAGACTAAAAAAGACTATACCAATTGTGGACGAAGTAAGACAGATAGAGAAGATTCCATTAGGAGTTGTAGCGGCTGTAGAGGTAGCACCGGAAGGCAAGTCCATAAGCACGCTATCAAATCCTTATGGTATCGCAACAATATTTGATCTTACTCCAGAAGAGACAAAGTACGTCATACCGATTTCGAAAAGTTTGATTGGGAAAAAGTCGGCAGTGGTTATAAAAACGCCAAAAGGACAAGTAAAGGAGAGGATAATTCCAGCGGGAAACCTCTTAATCATAGGGTCTAATATGTCATCAAAAGTAAGTGTTGATTCTGGCGCTGAAGCTATAATGGAATCAGTTGAGGAAGTTGGTACAATTGATGATGTAGAAGGTGAAAAAAATACAAATGTTGGAAATATGATAAAAAATCTAAAAAGCAAAATGTCAAGTATTACCGGTCAAAAAATAGACAAGGTAAAGATTAAAGACATTTTTGCGGTTGACACAACCGTTCCTGTTAAAGTAGAAGGTGGGCTTGCTGGTGAGACTTCAATGGAGAAAGCAGTTGTATTGGCGGCCATGGTAAAGACAGATATGCTTCCTATGAGAGAGATTGCAGAAAGGCTTCAAAGAGAATTAGGAGTGTTTGTAAAAATAGCTGGGGTAGAAGCTGTGATGGCCGCATTAGGCGCATTGACTACTCCTGGTACCAAATTGCCACTTGCAATACTGGATATTGGTGGAGGATCTACAGATGCAGCCTTGATTGATGAAAAAGGCATTGTAAAATCTATACACATGGCAGGTGCTGGAGAATTAGTCACAATGCTTATTGATTCAGAATTAGGATTAAATGATAGATATTTGTCAGAAGAAATAAAAAAGAACCCGATTGGAAAAGTTGAAAGTTTATTTCACATAAGAATGGAAAATAGGGAGATAAAGTTTTTTGATAAACCCTTAAATCCTCGATATTATGGGAGGATCGTGATTTTAAAAGAAAATGATATGATTCCTATATTTAAAGAAGATTTGACTATGGAAAAGATTATTTACGTACGAAGACAAGCAAAATATAAAGTCTTTGTAAAAAATGCTCTCAGAGCTTTAACAAAAATTGCTCCGGGAAATAATTTAAGGCAAATACCAAATGTCGTATTAGTCGGAGGTTCTGCTTTGGATTTTGAAATTCCGGAGATGATTTTGACTGAGCTATCAAACTATAAAATCATAGCAGGTAGGGGAAATATAAGAAAAGTCGAAGGTCCAAGAAACGCTGTAGCAACAGGTCTTGTGATGTCTTATTTAGGGTGA
- a CDS encoding glycerol dehydratase reactivase beta/small subunit family protein codes for MEFIIPQIVIFSNTENRDLINEVIAGIEEEGALYRLAANECTDVVKMAYDAAKASVLGVGIGIAGDSICMHCKNLELDMPLFFTETDMYLNPRIIGCNAARYVKGLPLKYID; via the coding sequence ATGGAATTTATAATACCTCAAATTGTGATTTTTTCGAATACAGAAAACAGAGACTTAATAAATGAAGTTATAGCTGGCATCGAAGAAGAAGGTGCGTTATATAGATTAGCTGCCAATGAGTGCACTGATGTTGTGAAAATGGCTTATGATGCGGCAAAAGCATCTGTATTAGGTGTAGGCATAGGCATTGCCGGGGATTCAATATGCATGCATTGCAAAAATTTAGAGTTGGATATGCCTTTGTTTTTTACAGAGACAGATATGTATTTAAATCCTCGGATTATTGGCTGTAATGCCGCAAGATATGTTAAAGGTTTGCCACTAAAATACATTGATTAG
- a CDS encoding diol dehydratase small subunit, with protein MKVRMINMEEYPLSKSAFDKLVTKTGKHLNEINIENVMMGNVKPDDIKISKEVLLMQGKIAERYGKHQMKENFTRASELTDVPDKKILEIYESLRPFRATKEELINLAYELRDKYNAINCANLILEAAEVYEKRNILRT; from the coding sequence ATGAAAGTTAGGATGATAAATATGGAAGAGTATCCGCTGTCAAAGAGTGCTTTTGATAAATTAGTGACAAAAACAGGCAAACATTTAAATGAAATCAATATAGAAAATGTAATGATGGGAAACGTAAAACCTGACGATATTAAGATTTCAAAAGAAGTACTTCTAATGCAAGGGAAAATTGCAGAAAGATACGGCAAACACCAGATGAAGGAAAATTTCACAAGAGCATCGGAGCTTACAGATGTTCCAGATAAAAAGATTTTGGAAATATATGAAAGCTTAAGACCCTTCAGGGCAACAAAAGAAGAACTTATAAACCTTGCTTACGAATTAAGAGATAAGTACAATGCCATTAACTGTGCGAACTTGATACTTGAAGCTGCTGAAGTATATGAAAAAAGAAACATTTTGAGAACTTAA
- a CDS encoding BMC domain-containing protein: MMQAVGLIEVYGLVAAFVAADAACKKANVVIESFDNNKPLNAEALPVPLIIVVKLRGDLENVKIAVDAAVDAANKISGVVSTDIIAKPENDTEKLLKLNCLK; this comes from the coding sequence ATGATGCAAGCTGTCGGATTAATCGAAGTGTATGGATTGGTAGCGGCATTTGTAGCAGCAGATGCTGCATGCAAAAAAGCAAATGTCGTAATAGAGTCTTTCGATAATAATAAGCCATTAAACGCTGAAGCATTGCCAGTTCCATTGATAATAGTTGTTAAACTTAGAGGAGATCTTGAGAATGTAAAAATAGCAGTTGATGCTGCAGTTGATGCAGCAAATAAAATATCTGGAGTAGTTTCCACAGATATAATAGCAAAACCTGAGAATGATACTGAAAAGCTATTAAAACTAAATTGTCTAAAATAA
- a CDS encoding class II aldolase/adducin family protein codes for MYSEYEVKKQICEIGKRIYMNGFVAANDGNITVRIGENEIITTPTGVSKGFMTPDMLLNINLNGEVLKSSGDYKPSTEIKMHLRVYRERPDVKSVIHAHPPFGTSFAIVGIPLTKPIMPEAVISLGCVPIAEYGTPSTEELPDAVSKYLQNYDALLLENHGALTYGPDLISAYYKMESLEFYAKLTFISTLLGGPKELSDSQVEKLYEIRRKFGLKGRHPGDLCSMLGCSTNSAKSNDDDISELVNVITKKVLEQLKYN; via the coding sequence GTGTATTCTGAATATGAGGTAAAAAAACAGATTTGCGAAATAGGGAAAAGAATCTACATGAATGGATTTGTGGCAGCAAATGACGGAAATATCACTGTAAGAATCGGTGAAAATGAAATAATAACGACACCAACAGGTGTCAGCAAAGGGTTTATGACTCCAGATATGCTATTGAATATTAATTTAAACGGTGAAGTATTAAAATCTTCAGGCGATTATAAGCCGTCTACAGAGATAAAGATGCATCTTAGAGTCTATAGAGAAAGACCAGACGTCAAATCTGTCATACATGCGCATCCGCCGTTTGGTACAAGCTTTGCCATTGTAGGGATCCCGCTTACAAAGCCTATAATGCCAGAAGCTGTCATATCTTTAGGATGTGTTCCCATAGCTGAATACGGCACGCCTTCAACAGAAGAGCTGCCAGATGCTGTCTCTAAATATTTACAGAATTACGATGCGCTTTTATTAGAAAATCATGGTGCGCTGACGTATGGTCCTGACTTGATAAGTGCATACTATAAAATGGAATCACTTGAGTTTTACGCAAAGTTGACTTTCATTTCTACACTTCTCGGCGGTCCAAAAGAATTATCAGATAGCCAAGTAGAAAAGCTTTATGAAATCAGAAGAAAATTCGGTCTGAAAGGAAGACATCCAGGTGATTTATGCAGCATGTTAGGATGCAGTACAAATTCTGCAAAATCGAATGATGACGATATTTCTGAACTTGTGAATGTTATCACTAAAAAAGTATTAGAACAATTGAAATACAATTAA
- a CDS encoding zinc-binding dehydrogenase: MEVNQIDIEEIVKKILNDLKNEPKENIKENNSTLPSTCRAAVLTEVKKIEVKEFNIPEINDDEMLVKVEGCGVCGTDVHEYKGDPFGLIPLVLGHEGTGEIVKLGKNVRRDSAGKEVRKGDKIVTSVVPCGECDICLNHPDKTNLCENSKIYGLIPDDNYHLNGWFSEYIVIRKNSTFYKVNDMNLNLRLLVEPAAVVVHAVERAKSTGLLKFNSKVLVQGCGPIGLLLLSVVKTLGVENIIAVDGDENRLNMAKRLGATELVNFTKYSNVDELVEAVKKASDGIGADFAFQCTGVPSAASNIWKFVRRGGGLCEVGFFVNNGDCKINPHYDICNKEITAVGSWTYTPQDYLTTFDFLKRAKEIGLPIEELITHKFSLDKMNEAMEVNMKQEGIKVVYINDRF; the protein is encoded by the coding sequence ATGGAAGTCAATCAGATAGACATTGAGGAAATAGTGAAAAAAATATTAAATGATTTGAAAAATGAGCCTAAAGAGAATATTAAAGAGAACAATTCAACATTACCATCTACATGTAGAGCAGCCGTACTTACAGAAGTTAAAAAAATAGAAGTAAAGGAATTTAACATCCCAGAAATAAATGATGATGAAATGCTTGTTAAGGTAGAGGGATGCGGCGTATGCGGCACGGATGTGCATGAGTACAAAGGAGATCCATTTGGCCTTATACCATTAGTTTTAGGACATGAAGGAACAGGCGAGATAGTCAAACTGGGGAAAAACGTAAGACGTGACTCTGCAGGCAAAGAAGTTAGAAAAGGAGATAAGATCGTTACATCTGTAGTTCCGTGCGGTGAATGCGATATATGCTTAAATCATCCAGATAAGACAAATTTGTGTGAGAATTCAAAGATCTATGGTTTAATACCTGATGATAATTATCATTTAAATGGTTGGTTTTCAGAGTACATCGTCATAAGAAAAAATTCAACATTTTATAAAGTTAATGATATGAATCTTAATTTGAGGCTTCTTGTAGAGCCGGCGGCAGTAGTTGTACATGCGGTAGAACGTGCAAAATCGACAGGCCTTTTAAAATTCAACAGTAAAGTTCTCGTACAAGGTTGCGGTCCTATAGGATTACTGTTGCTTTCAGTTGTAAAGACGCTTGGAGTAGAAAATATCATAGCGGTTGATGGTGATGAAAATAGACTAAATATGGCTAAAAGATTAGGTGCTACAGAACTCGTTAATTTTACTAAATACAGCAATGTTGATGAACTTGTTGAAGCTGTTAAAAAGGCAAGCGATGGAATTGGCGCAGATTTCGCATTTCAATGTACAGGCGTTCCTTCTGCAGCATCTAATATTTGGAAGTTTGTAAGACGAGGAGGTGGTTTATGCGAAGTTGGATTTTTTGTAAATAATGGTGATTGTAAGATAAATCCCCATTATGATATTTGCAATAAAGAAATAACAGCAGTTGGCTCATGGACTTACACCCCTCAAGATTATTTGACAACTTTTGATTTTCTTAAAAGAGCTAAAGAAATAGGACTTCCGATTGAAGAGTTGATAACACATAAGTTTTCACTTGATAAGATGAATGAAGCGATGGAAGTCAATATGAAGCAGGAAGGAATAAAAGTAGTGTATATAAATGACAGATTTTAG
- a CDS encoding DeoR/GlpR family DNA-binding transcription regulator — MLAIERRKRIMRLIQENQSVLVPELSKLFNVTEETIRRDLEKLEAEGLLKRTYGGAVINENSSADIPLNIREITNIESKQAISMKVAEYIEDGDTLLLDSSSTVLQVAKQIKFKKKLTVITNSEKIILELANAKDCKVISTGGVLKQNSMSLIGNFAENMIRNFCVDKAIISSKGFDMTNGITESNEMEAEIKKAMADSAEKVFLLLDHNKFDKSSFVKMFDLNKIDYLFTDRKLSLEWEEFLKKHNIDLIYC; from the coding sequence ATGCTTGCAATAGAACGAAGGAAAAGGATAATGAGGCTTATACAAGAAAATCAGAGCGTTTTAGTTCCAGAATTAAGTAAATTATTTAATGTGACGGAAGAGACAATAAGGAGGGATCTAGAAAAACTTGAAGCCGAGGGGCTTTTAAAGAGGACTTATGGTGGTGCTGTTATAAATGAAAATTCAAGTGCAGATATTCCCCTTAATATAAGGGAAATAACAAATATAGAAAGCAAACAAGCGATCAGTATGAAAGTTGCCGAATACATTGAAGATGGTGACACTCTCTTGCTTGATTCAAGTTCTACAGTCCTCCAAGTAGCAAAGCAGATAAAATTCAAAAAGAAGCTTACAGTCATAACAAATTCGGAAAAGATAATATTAGAATTAGCAAATGCGAAAGATTGCAAAGTTATCTCAACAGGAGGAGTATTAAAACAGAATTCAATGTCGCTAATCGGAAATTTTGCAGAAAATATGATAAGAAATTTCTGTGTAGATAAAGCCATAATATCATCAAAGGGATTTGACATGACAAATGGTATTACGGAGTCAAATGAAATGGAAGCTGAAATAAAAAAAGCCATGGCTGATTCAGCAGAAAAGGTATTTTTGCTGCTTGATCACAACAAATTTGACAAGTCTTCGTTTGTTAAGATGTTTGACTTAAATAAAATAGATTATCTATTTACCGATAGAAAGCTGTCTTTGGAATGGGAAGAATTCTTGAAAAAACACAATATTGATTTAATCTATTGTTAG